TGCAAAGTACTAAGTCAGCATTTGAGTCCCCACATAGTTCTTAACCTGCTGATGTACAAATGTACAGTGTAGCCTCAAAACCACTCAAAGGCCAAACGCTACGACTAAATATTTAATGATCCAGCATTGATGCCTGGTTATGACATAATTATTAGCCTTAAATGTAGTGTCTCCCTTGTTCATCCACATCAAGTTGTTGTCATGGCGATGACAGCCTGGAAAATAACACTTGCCAGATTGGCATTTATGTGTATTAAAAGGCAAACAGGCCAAATACAAGTTGTGGTTTTGTGCGTGGGTgggtaaaaaaacatcttaatataCTTATGTTGCAATCTGAACTGGACATGGGTGCTGCTGATAAAATTTATAAACAGTTTAAGCAAGCTAACAGAAGGACGATTTTGCACGAATGTAAGATGGAATGTCTTTGATAGAATTAAATATTGCCCCCATTTTTCACAATGCGTTTATTAATAAAATGTCCTATATTAAAATTatgtgctgaaaaaaaatgcaaaatagaaACAGAGATCCATTATCACATGTAGGTGGTATTAATGTACAATGGAAGAGTGGGTGCATTTAAAGAGCATGAGGGCGGTGAAAGCACAAATCTTCTAGCAAGGGCTTGATTTAAATTTTATGCAGTTTAGAGGTATGTTTTTGTGAGTAATGCAGAAATATGTAGAAGAAAGAAATTTACATCAGACTGATCAAATTGTAGAATGATTATCTTACCTTCATCCACATCCGAGTCAATGGGACGAATTGACTTAGTGGCAAATTTAATAACTTGCATTTGAGTAggaaattaagaaaataaaacacaagtAAAAAAGCTTCACGGGTAAATTTGAAGACTTTTCAAATGGATTTATCAATGCATTATCGGTTGAATAATAGCAACTCAATTTCTCAGAATGTAAACAAAAGTATTATAGGAAAATATTTGATTAAGCATATATAAGAATTCATATGAATTATATAACCCCCAgtccaaagagaaaaaaaagtgaatgaagtaaacattttcaaaatagtgATTTTAGAGTCaacaaaaaagctcaaattttACCTTTCTCAGCATGGCTAAAAACAGCCAAGTTCTGACCGCCCAGTGAGTTCATGGTGAAGGGATGCTCTCTGGGGACCTTCAGAGGTGACTCATTTTCCTGTGCAGCATGGATTGTTGTAAGATCTTCATTCAGGCTGAAACAAACCTGtccaaaataataacaaaatagtGAGATAATGAATGATAcaagcatgaaaaaaatcagCTGTAAGTCAAAGGAAATGCTATTTTGGTACACCGCATAGATGAGGGTTTACAACAGACACTGTCAAATCAATTTTACTGGCTACATAGTCtcaaatctcattttctgggttgcgggggtgctggagcctatcccagttgacttcgggccagaggtggggggagACAaacaacgcacacacacacacatacctaggggcaatttagattgtccaaacagcctaccatgcatgtatttggaatgtgggaagaaaccagagtaccagagggaaaacccacataggcccgggagaacatgcaaactccacacaggtggaccgacctggatttgaacccaggtcccccacagtgaggccaacgcactagCCACTTATCCACCAGGCCACCCGTGGCTACACTGTATTTGTGGTTATGTTTTATTAAAGAAAAGTTAAATAAACAGCTAGGCTAAGCTATAACAAGtgcatatttaattttaactcattggctggcatTGACCAGTGCCTATAGAATCATGCCTCACCTGACTTTTGCCTTGCTTCCTGTTAGGGTGATGAAGGACACATGGTCAAGAGCCAATTAAgaataaaacaaactaaaatttaaataaatcaaaatgaaacaatttgTATTTGAATTGTATTATAGTATTAACTATGATGCAGTACATACTTTCCAATGGTAATCTTTCCAACCTCTCCATCTGTTGCTTTGTCCCACTGTTGGGCTAAATATTTGGGAACCTGGAGATCATATAACAAGatgcacaaaaaatacatttaattcattatattttatactCACATGGCAGTTTtgaccattttaaaataaatctgcACGAGATCTAGCCCAGTTACATTGACTGACACAGAAAATTGACTATTTGGACGCTGATGAGAGTCCTGCTTGTGAAGTACAGTTTAAGATCATTGTTTTAATATCATTTGCAGTTGAACAAACCTTAACGAGCCACACGCCATGATTTTGTTTAACACCAGTAAGATTAACTTCACCCTTTGCGGACATGTTCTCTCGTAGTGTCAAGACTGGGTCATTAATAACAAAACACACATGTGACTTTTAATTTTGAACGATGACCGGAAATGACCAAACGGAACAACCAGTgcttctttcaaaataaatactgGCATTTAACGCTCTGCTACATCAACAATAGTAATACTAATTCCTAAACCATTACCAATCAAACATTATTGCTAATTTCCTTGGTTAATGTGTCATGTTATTCCCAAGATAGTACAGTAAATATattaattcatcttctgaaccgcttatcctcattaggatggGAGGGGTGCCGAAGCCTATCCTTTTCAGATAAAATGATGCTTTCTGAGGCCTCGTCTATACAATTTCCTGTAACGGAGATTCAGCATCTCCTTGTGGATAAATAGCAGTACTGCATTGTGCTTTTGTTTGATATTGATTTGACTTctatttcaaattgtgttagAGGAGAGTTGCTACAATACTTTCACGTATATAAGCAAATTTTAGAAATACAGAGGGACTAGAAGGATCACCAGGAAGGTATTAATTCAATTCCttggaaatgaattggacaatcCATGAATCAAACACTTGCTGTAAACAGTCATCTCTTTTCATAGAGCACAATTTGCACAAgtatattgtaaaatataacCTGGTATAATAACGTCTTACTTAAAAGTTGACAaacttttcatgaactttgtagccttcacaatttttttgtgcatgtgtgtgttgaaCCTTCTTTTTTTAAGGTACCCACAATAGGTTAAATCTCACCCATGACCCTCATGAGGACACAAGCCCGGATTTATGGAACAATTGTGTTTAGTGTTCTTAAAAACACACAAGATTGTATTAGAGGTTAATTGACTTTATTTTGTAATTGAAAAAAGTCAAGGGCATTTCACTTCTAAATTTATCAGTTGGTTGAAAGGTTCATGAATCCCTTTTATCGCGGGTAAAATTAACTTGGCACCGAGCATCTGAAGTCCCTTCAAGGCAAGGCTTTAGATTTCACAAAGGAAGCAACTATATTGCAGGGCTACAGCCCAGAAAGAAAGAAGCTTTCAACACAAAGAGTAGCCTTTAATCCCATGATCTTTAATGGATAATCTTTATAATTGCTTGCACATCTGGCTCATGACAAAGATCATAAAGCAACCTGAAATTCTTTCGCATCATTTTATAATATTGAAGATTCTAACTGCACTGATTCCTAGAATGAATTGAGGCCCTGTTGCCATAGCAGCAACCATCTGGTAGTTACTCTCCAAAGTAGGAGTACAAGGGCATCCGCCAAGATTTTACAGGATGATTCAGAGAAGGGCTTCAAGAATGGTTGTTGTGTATTATAAAATATGTTCCACCATGTAATATATTCCATCCCTTATTTTCTAGCATTGAAAGTCCCCATGTTCATGATACATGGATTTGTCACGTGTTGTTATTATTGCATGCTCATCTTTTAGCTAGAAAAATATAGTCCATATCcataaaataaacagatattaGATGTACTTTTTAGTTAATCTTGTTTTCTCACACCATCCTAAAACACATTATATAGACAGATAATCATTCACATTatgcaatctatttgaactgctAAGCTTGGGAAGGATGCTCATAAATAGAATGAATAAATAGCAAGTACAACCCTTTGATTATCTTGAATCTGAATTCTTGATTTGCTGAGAATTTAAAATACTATTTGAACACTTTAATTTGTACACTAACTTGCCTGATGGGGGTGCTATAATCAAATGTACAGCAGTGAAAACGACTGTACATATACGCACTACTATGAACTGATATGTTTATCATTGTGACTGTAAAACCATTAAGGATCCAGAGGAAACAGTTTTGATCATAACATATTTGGAACATTGTCTTATTTGTCAAGTTTCCAGGAGTATTTGTTTTTACCACCTAAAAGTTGTAGTATGTGTAGCTTGGAATGTACATATGATAAACCCAAATTAACCAATGGCAGTGCATATGCAAACACCTGTAGGCCCTGTTGTTTTTTCCACCCAGTTTAACATTGTGTTTGGAGCTACTCGTTTATAGTCATGGGTTTCTTCTTCATTATTTAACAATGGTTGTGCTCACGTTTCCCTTTCATTCATCAATCATGCTGTCTGGGGCAAATGATTCATTAGTTTTAGTGACTGTAAGATAGTCCATTGATGCAATGAATGAAGCACAAATATATCATTGGGATGTCAAGCAACAGGTAAAAGTCTCCATTAACATCATGAATGTGATATATGCTCTCCCAGCCTTGTTTTGACATTAAAAAGCTAAATTCGCAGCAGTAGTAATAACACTCTGGACTCATGACATTCTGCAGATTACTGTTCTTGATTTAATGTATCAAAATATCATTGAGACCAGtgttatatatgtttttttttcttaatcctcCATGAATTTGATGAATGAAATTTTCAACTTATCATTGAGaccagtgttttatttttttattttcctaaaaagtcaatgaaagaaatgaaagatttttttacGGCAACGTAATAATCAAAGTCGTGTTCTCAACGACAGATGCACAAACAGTACAGTAGATGACGAATAGTGGCCGACGAACGTGTTCGGCAAGTTTCGGCAACTTCCGCCAAGCTCGACATCGAACACTCCCAGACTGCTTTATGTCTGGGACCAGAGACCATAGATATAGAAAACGTAGACATTTCATTTAGCTGGTGATCCGTTCCCGCACAGCGTCCACCATAATTAATGTGGCAACTTGAATGAATCAAGCCACTTACTACCTGTTATTCtgctccccctttttaaatagaagattggaagtaaataaaatccaattttccaaataatgttaaatttctgataaaattaaaataaagcatAATTAAACCGTCTAGTCATGACTCATTGAATCATGTTTTAAGAATTGGGCAATGCTGCAAATTGACACATTAAATAGGGCGGCAATGTCAACTTGTAATGTGTCCCTAACTGTGGTATCTTGGTAAAAAATCTCTACATCAACGAGCACGTTCAGGCGCCATATTGCAGAGCACTCCTCCCGCTCCCCTCCCTCCAGCCCGGCCGGGTCCCAGCAGCACAGAACCACAGCTGCGGTGGAGAGGGAGGCTACTTACAGACTGAACAAACGCTACTGTTGAGAAGGACCGGTGATACAGCAAAACCAAGAGCCACATCGTGGAAATTCAATGGGATAGATAAAACCTTTTTACGCCACCGTTTACTGATCGTGTTGGGACTTACGTCACTGTGCCACGGATAAAAGGTCGCTTCATTTGTAGTTTTCTTTGAGAGAGGAGAGGTAAAACAGTCTATGTCTAGCTTGTGTTTAGCTCAGCGGTGATGGATAATTGAAGCTAGCTAGCTGACGTTACTTCTCTGCTAGACGAGTAGCAGTAAGCGATCAATTCAGTCTGCTGCTCGACTCTTACAATTGTTTAACACGGGCGATCGTAATAGTATACAATATGATAGGCCGTGAGTAACAAAAACCACAAACTGAAAACGCCGGCGAATTGCTACTGGCATCAGCTGACGCTAGCTCGCTAGCTACACGTAAGGCGGCCACCAGCTTCGTGTGTCATTCTAGCATTTAATCGTGATAGAGTGGTCGTAGCTTCAAGTGCAACTTTTTCTGATTTTTAAGAAAGACTGACTGATTATTACGTTCTTTACTTTTTTCGATCCTGTTGTCCGTTGATCGTAGTGTAGTCAAAACGGCGGCGTTAACGTGCTTCAACTTTGTTACATACTGTCAGAGAGCAACTAGCCTCCGGATTTTCTTAAAATGCATCATCCGGACCCCACTGGAGACTCTGGCAGTGTTAGAAAGATGGCGCAGCCGGCTGTCTTCCACAGAAGGGGTAGCAACACAAGCAGCGGGAGCGGCTCCTCGCTGTCAACACCGGTGGTCACCAACAGTCACAGCTCGGTTGCTGAAGAATATCAACCCTCCCTGTTGATTCAATGCCAAACTCCTGCAGGCTCATCCTCTCCAGGTCCCCACCATCCTCCTTCCCACGGCCTGAGTATACACACCCAGGCCACACAGTCTGCTGGTGCTcagatgaaaaagaaaagcGGTTTCCAGATCACCAGCGTCACCCCTGCTCAGATATCTGTGAGTACCAACAACAGTATTGCAGAGGACACAGAAAGCTACGATGACCTGGATGAGTCTCACACGGAGGATCTATCGTCATCAGAAATCATGGATGTTTCTCTTTCACGTGCTAATGATGTTGTGGGAGCCGAAAGGAGCTCGTCTGAGGAGACCCTGAATAATTTTCATGAGGCTGAAACTCCAGGGCTGCTGTCACCAAACCAGCCTTCACACCCACATTCACTGACTCAAACTGCGCAGCATGGTGGGGCTATGGTGAATGGGACTGTTCATCgccatcctcatcatcatcagaaCCATGCCCAGGGCTACACCATGTCAACTGGGCCCACAAACGCCTCATCTACCCTTGCCTCGGTCATTCAGAAAATGCCTTCTCATGTTGGGGTGTCACAAGAGGTTGCCCCTGCAAACATTGTTTCTCAATCTGCAGGAATGGTGGGCCTGGGAGCCGCTCCTGGAATGCACAGCTCTGCTACAGGCACTGCAGTTAGTGTAGTTAATCCCCAGACCAGCAGTGTTAGTAATGTGAATAAGTTGAGCTCTGCCAATGTGCCTGTGAGGGGGGGTATAAGCACGAGTGCGAGCAACAGCTCTGGAGGCTTTCCCCTCAATGCGAAAAGCAGTGCtacgggtggtggtggtggttccGTGGTATCTGGGGGCAACCTCATGACTAACACCATGATTCAGCAACAACAAACTCTCAACTCTAACATCTCCATGACTACGACAACTTCAGTTATTGTTGCCAGTGCCTCCGGAGGACCAATTGTCTCGAGCGGAATCCAGGGACGACACGGTCCCGCAGCGGTGCACCCTGCCACTGCTCCTGTTACCGTCTCGCCGGCGGTCGCTCCCGCCAGTTCTCGCTTCAGAGTGGTCAAGTTGGACTCAAGTTCTGAAACCTTCAAGAAAGGCAGATGGACATGTACTGAGTTTTATGACAAGGACACACCAAATTCCGCCTCTTCCTCATCTACATCCGATGCGGGCAGCACACGCCAGTTTGTTTCTGAGAACTTTGCTGGGTGCTCAGAGAGGGAAAGCACAAGTGGTAGCTCTGTTAGTAGCACTATGAGCACAGTGAGCCATTATATGGAAAGTGGTGACACTGGGGGACCCTCAGTTTCCCACCATGGCCAGGAGTATGCCTCCCATCCTCAGGGTTTGCAAGCAGTCCTCCCTGGTGGCTTAACTGGGATGGGCGTGTCTCAATCACAGCCTTTAATAAATCCCCAAGACATAACCCACACAAACATCAAAACTAATGTGGCTTCCTCAACCTCAAACATGAATCCACCTGTACCTGTGCAAGGTCAACAGATCAACAGTGGGGTGCCTATTTCCGCATTaccgcagcagcagcagctcacCTATGCCCAAGCTGTCTCCAATCAAAACCCAGGAACCGCACAAGGTTTTGTGGGTGTTCAGCAACATCAGCTTGGTTACGCTACACTCCACCAGCATCCAGCTGCTACCCCGATTCAGTTGAGACCGCCGGAGTATGGCCAAGCGCATCAAGGTATTACTCAAGCTCCCCCTTCCCCACATCTGTTGAACCAAGCTGGACTAAGTTCTTCAGGCCAAATGATGGGGGGGCTCCAGCAGCCACAGGTAATCCTTCACAGTCAAGCCCAGCAGCCCACAACCTCCAATAAACCCTTTCAAGTTGGGGTCACAGGTCAACAGCCTCCGAGTCACACTAGCCATCTTGATTGCCAGCAACAGAAACCGCAGTCCCTTCCAACACAAATCCAGAATGCCGGTTTACCCGCTTCGATTCAGAACCAAGTGTCAACTCCTAGCCTCCCTCCATCTAATCGTGACACCCATGCCCACCCGCAAGTTCTTCATGTCGGTAACAATAAAATGCTACCACAGAGTGTTTCCCAGGACCTCAGCAGTGCCCAGGCCATGGCCCATGCGGCGCAGGCTAGTGCCCTCTATGCTAGTCTGCCAACCTTCACTACCACTCAGCTGCAGGATGCCCAGCGACTCCTGCTTCAGCACCAATCTGCTCTGCTGGGATTGCCGAAGCTTTCTGGAGGGGACGCAAGCTACGCTTTGACTGCTGGTCAGGGTCAGGAAGCCGAAGGCAACACTGCCATCGCCAGTGCCTTAAGTGCATCAGCCGGTCTCAAAACTCTGGATGGAGAAGATGATGGGTAAGAGACTTTTCTTTTCTACTCCCATTTGTCAAATTCATAAGTTAACTTGTTGTCCAGTTTGATACATCACTGCAGGGTTGTAATTCCTT
Above is a window of Stigmatopora nigra isolate UIUO_SnigA chromosome 11, RoL_Snig_1.1, whole genome shotgun sequence DNA encoding:
- the tsc22d1 gene encoding TSC22 domain family protein 1 isoform X1, which encodes MHHPDPTGDSGSVRKMAQPAVFHRRGSNTSSGSGSSLSTPVVTNSHSSVAEEYQPSLLIQCQTPAGSSSPGPHHPPSHGLSIHTQATQSAGAQMKKKSGFQITSVTPAQISVSTNNSIAEDTESYDDLDESHTEDLSSSEIMDVSLSRANDVVGAERSSSEETLNNFHEAETPGLLSPNQPSHPHSLTQTAQHGGAMVNGTVHRHPHHHQNHAQGYTMSTGPTNASSTLASVIQKMPSHVGVSQEVAPANIVSQSAGMVGLGAAPGMHSSATGTAVSVVNPQTSSVSNVNKLSSANVPVRGGISTSASNSSGGFPLNAKSSATGGGGGSVVSGGNLMTNTMIQQQQTLNSNISMTTTTSVIVASASGGPIVSSGIQGRHGPAAVHPATAPVTVSPAVAPASSRFRVVKLDSSSETFKKGRWTCTEFYDKDTPNSASSSSTSDAGSTRQFVSENFAGCSERESTSGSSVSSTMSTVSHYMESGDTGGPSVSHHGQEYASHPQGLQAVLPGGLTGMGVSQSQPLINPQDITHTNIKTNVASSTSNMNPPVPVQGQQINSGVPISALPQQQQLTYAQAVSNQNPGTAQGFVGVQQHQLGYATLHQHPAATPIQLRPPEYGQAHQGITQAPPSPHLLNQAGLSSSGQMMGGLQQPQVILHSQAQQPTTSNKPFQVGVTGQQPPSHTSHLDCQQQKPQSLPTQIQNAGLPASIQNQVSTPSLPPSNRDTHAHPQVLHVGNNKMLPQSVSQDLSSAQAMAHAAQASALYASLPTFTTTQLQDAQRLLLQHQSALLGLPKLSGGDASYALTAGQGQEAEGNTAIASALSASAGLKTLDGEDDGSSGASVVAIDNKIEQAMDLVKSHLMYAVREEVEVLKEQIKELIDRNSQLEQENTLLKTLASPEQMAQFQAQVQTTSPPASSSTAVASGPACALAQAASHTSGPSA